The genome window AACCCAgtaaagcaatatatatatatatatatatatatatatatatatatatatatatatatatatatatatatatatatatatatatatatatatatatatatatatatattacccaaTTTCTGCCCCAACATTTTGAAGTATTGAACACCCTGGTGACTGGCACAACACTGAGCGAGTGTATTTTTGCTGGTGTGTCTTTTAGAGAGaaagcaaatattttttttattttgcctccCAAAGCTTATCTATATGTGTTTGACATGTCCGAGTGTAGacattatttttgtaattttcgtagttttatttgtttgtatgttGTAGCCTTATGCAGCTCACGTTTCCTTTCAGTAGATCAACAACATAAGTGACTGTTCAGTTGCTtatgtgtctttttgtatgtgtttAGCGACCTGTTTTGCTAGAAGCCgctctttattttctgttctttgttttccAGTACTATTTGAGTGTGATAACCATACATGAATGGCCTGAGTAAATTTCTGTAATTACTAACTTTAAATGGAGATGATGGAATGTAACCTAAAGTTTTCACCATTAAATCCAGGCATCAGTATCGTTTTCCACACTAATCCGTGCAACATGCTTGTTTCCCTTGGTTTATTTTGCTAATcctggttttcttcttttcccatgtCTGGTTTTGTTTGACCAGGCGGGGGGTCAGGCTTCTTCAGAGCCTTATCCTTTTCAGGTGGAAACAATGCAAGTGTCATATCTAACCCCGAAGGAGCAATGGAACAGTCTCCCTCCTCAGGCTCCATCACTCGCAACCACAGCGGAAGCAACTTGGACGTCGTTGGACATGAGCACAAGGTAAAGCTGCTGTGGTCACACTtccttaacccatccgctgcgattggcacagatttggctttcactggtagcctggtaacatacactcccatgtctctttctctgcctctgtggtggatagtgaagtgtttcccatgtggtattggtatgctgaatatcccctcccaaggtgcaggactttacatttttcttcatttaattgtagcagccactttttgttccattcctgtagcttggtgatgtctttttttaggaaatccacagtcaaggggtttaTGTTGTGTTTGCTGGTGAGGTGAAGCAAGCACGCCTGTGGAGTATTGTTCTAATTAAGCTACATCTATTATTATTTAAGTGAATGGTGTGCATTTTTTCCATTAGTggcacagtggaggaggaggaggaggaggaagagatgataagtGAGGCAGTGGTAGGGGAGGTGGGAGGCTGGCTGGAGTCAGTTGACAGGAGTGTCCTAGATTCAAAACTGTCCTCTGTTAAAAACCTAAGATGTGTATTATGCTTATCACTTTGCACTGATGTCTTGCATTTTTGTTCCAGGGAAATACTCACTTTATGCGTAAGATTCCTCCTGGTGCCGAGGCCTCCAACATCCTGGTGGGGGAGGTGCCCTTCTTAGACAAACCAGTGACTGCTTTTGTAAGGCTCACTCAGAGTGCTAACCTTGGGAACCTGACTGAGGTGCCCGTTCCCACAAGGTTCCTGTACATCATCCTGGGTCCTGTGGTGAGTATTTGTACCCCGCACCATTTAATTAGCTCTTGGTTTGTCAGTGTGATGTATGTGACAAATGAAAATATTTACATAAATACTTTCACATTCGTTCAAGTTCGAGAGTTGTTTATGAAAATTTGTTTACAGGGTGGACTGCCAAGGTACCATGAGATAGGCAGAGCAATGGCAACACTTCTCAGTGATGAAGTGTTCCATGATGTGGCCTACAAGGCAAAGAACAGGAGTCACCTTCTGGCTGGTATAGATGAATTCCTTGATGCTGTCACAGTCCTTCCTCCAGGAGAGTGGGACCCAGCAATTAGGCAAGTTTGAGACACTAAGaactttgtttttttatctccataTAGGAAATTAGTGGTATAATGCTGATAATATAGTGAGGGATATTACAGATTTTCATTATGGTGAGTGCTGAGACTTGTTACGCCTTCCATCCTTCAATGTTTTCAGCACACAGTTTAGATCAACAAGTATCACACAAGTACTAATATGCTACAAACTTTCTACACAGGATTGAACCGCCTGCAGCTATTCCCTCTCAAGAGACTCGAAAGAGCCAGAAGCCAGTTGAAATcattgatgaggaggaggaagagatgaagctaCGAGAAGAGGCTGGACTCACCCGCTCCGGCAGGCTGTTTGGTGGTCTTGTAAATGACATAAAGAGAAAAAAGCCGTGGTACCTGAGCGACTTCAAAGACGGCATATCCATTCAGACCATtgccaccaccatcttcatttaCTTTGCATGCCTTACCCCAATCATCACCTTCGGAGGTCTGCTCGGAGAAGCCACGGAAAACAGAATTGCTGCCCTGGAATCTCTCGTTGCCGGCCTGATTTGTGGAGTCGTATACGGCTTCTTCTCTGGTCAACCCTTAACTATCCTCGGCTCAACTGGTCCCGTCTTGGTGTTTGAAACCATTTTGTACGACTTCTGCAAGTAAGAAAAACTTTATTCTGGCACCTAGTAATGAAGTAGTCCATGTCCAgcctcttgaagactccttacgttcttatactTACATACAGCCTTTCACCAGGATAACTCTGGATAATATGAATTTTAGTTTTGAGTGATCACGTACATAAGTAAAAGTGCTCCTGGGAGTTTTATTAAGGTAGTGAGTATatgaaactttgagcaggcaaggagggagtgtctggatagagaaagttggaagctcttctgccgtggccatcccctggtgggagctcctaggagcaggcgtcgatgagatgatgatgatgatgatgagtatatGCATATTTGAAAATGgatgaacaaacaaataaaaatactgtAGATACAAGCGTCCAAGTCAGATTGAAAGATAGGAGCAAGCACAGTGACTCACCCATCCAGCAACAGTTCTGAAAGGCAGTTGAGTGAATTACGTCACACAGTTGTCTAGAGCACCGTTggcagattgttgtactcagagcatagtatttactggtttctgacgcctaactattgccaagaaacatcaggaattaactattttaacgataattataattaagtgaatctccttattggggtccatgagacagtttttgggtcggaagtcggtaaatataagaggctgagtaagacagtcTGGCAACTTTGGTCTAGAGGTAAAATGTTAGTACAGTGGGGTTCAGTTGGCTGATGTAACAGTATTCAACATGTGCAAGCAAAGGGTATACTGAAAGGGGAAAGTAATGGAaaatatttaacccggtagcagcggggatcatgtttcttaatggtccctccaagcgagaaaaatgagaaaaaatcacccctcacacaaaccatttcataatatatatcaaagcatttgtgatcagattatgtatcatctatttggggggtttatatcatggcacaaatttggcctctccctgctacatggtaaagccacaaatttggcccgtcgctgctaccgggttaaaagaggaataggagaatttCTGGACGCAAGGAGCAAAGACTAGGCTAAGTAAGCCATGCTTTTTGCTATAGATGGAATGCAGTATTTTGAGCAAGCCATAAGTCAGCCCATGTAGGATGTTTCAAGGGCAGAGAAATGTATTGATGAGAGGTCAGTCTTTTGCTATTGGGGATGAAACTGCAGCTGATACAAGTGCAGCACTAGGTCACAatgttaacctgtccgctgcgattggcacagatttggctttcactggtagcctggtaacatactcccagtctttctctgcctcagtggtggatagtggagtgtttcccatgtgttattggtgtgctggatatcccctcccaaggtgcatggctttataattttcttcattgaattgtaacagccacttttttgtTCCATACCTGTAGCTTGgtcatgtcttcttgtaggaaatctgcagtcaagtgGTTAACACTAGCTCTCAGTGGAAAACTTATCATAGTAACTACCAAACTATCTAAAGGCTCATGGGACCAACAACTACCCAATAGCCTACAAATTCTTTTCCTCAAATGATCTCTCTGCCCTCCAGGACCATGGCCTGGAACTACCTTTCATTCCGGTTGTGGATTGGTCTCTGGAGCGGCCTCATCCTGATGACCCTGGTGGCCGTTGATGCTTCAGCCTTGGTGTGCTTCATCACTCGCTTCACTGAAGAAAACTTTGCTACCTTGAttgcatttatttttatatataaggtAAATTATTTTGTTTGAGGTAAAAAATATGACACAGATTACTTAAACACCCTTTCATTGTTTATTCTGTACTCAGCATAATTCTCACGCTGCAAAGTAACGTAATGGCATTTAGTATTAATCAAACTAACCATGAATCAATATTTTTACCTAAGGCTGTTGAGAAAGTTCTGATGATTGGCGACAAGTACCCCATGGAGACAAATGTAGACGTGATGAAAGATTGCATGTGCGTACCACTCAACGAGACGGAGGAAGTGATGAACTCTACCGACTGGAGCAACATGACGTCCGAGACCTGTTATGAGGTACTGTATGCTAATATGAgggggaaaaaaattaagaataaaTGTACAAACATGCTTCCTTCTAGGTCCAGGTGTTAGTTGATATTATGAGTTATCCGTGTTAATGGTTTTGACAATCTTCCAGTAAACTCTCAGCAGTGAATTGCTAATGTTTCTTGGTGCCGGCAGTTCTACAATGGCACCATGGTAGGCACGGGACCCGAGTGCATCCACTACGAGCCCGACGTGTACCTGCTCAGCCTGATCCTCTTCTTCGGCACCTTCCTCATCTCTGTCTACCTTAAGGACTTCAAGTCTGCTGCCTTCTTCCCTGCCAAGGTAGGGTTTTGTTCTTATGAAAAGTAGTgtagataataataatggttttaTGCAGAATGAGGTTCAAACTAATGTCCTAGATGTTTCTTTATTTAGATAACATGAAATTAAATCTCAAGACGCAAAATTATTGGAAAGTgatgcatttactttatttttggaGAATGAAGCAACTGCCACACACATAAACAACCTCCAGTCTCAATTGAAAATACTGAATGTAAACTATATTTGCTCTACTCATTCCCCATGAAATACTTTCATCACTCATCATGATACTTCAGAGGCAAAACTTTGTCACCCAGCTAATCACATTGACTTTTTATCCTTATCATTACCTCTGTATGCATCCTCTGAATAGCTGTAATAAATTCACATACACAGATACTTCACAGTTATATCACCTACCCTATATATATCCTAAATCTGTATTTGCATGTAAATTCCTAGTAGTTCCATAGTTTTGTATTTCAAGAGTTAAAAACTAAATAGTAAATCCCTCACCAGGTTCGCCAGTTCATCAGTGACTTTGCTGTCATCATTGCCATCCTGGCCATGAGTGCCACAGACTTTGCTATTGGCATCCACACCCCAAAGCTGGAGGTGCCATCAGAGTTCAGCCCAACCTGGGAGGGCCGTGGATGGCTCATTCCTCCTTTCAATGGTACGTGATAAGCCCAAGCCTGGGTCTGCTTGATGGGTGGGTGCTCTCCTTAATAGTTGTGCACCCGTCCAGCCAGGGGTGAGGGAGTATGGGATGTCAGTTGGGGGGTAGGGGAGTTGACCCGTGTGCCTTCCTATGGCACCATGACCACAAACCCCAATCAGTCATTCCGCCCAAGGATGTAAACCCAAGAGTTTTTCAGGTGTAGTGGCCAGTGGGTTAGGACATCAAGCCTTGGAGTGATGAGCCAGGGCAGGCAGCTTGTCCTCAGCAATTTCTTTCCATGTTCTTATTTCATCCTCTTTTGTTTTGAAGGTCCTGTACAATGAGCTCTTTTTCAGGTAATCCTTGGTGGACTTCCATCGTGGCTGTGGTTCCTGCCCTGTTGGCCTGTATCCTTCTGTTCATGGACCAGCAGATCACTGCTGTCATTGTCAACAGAAAAGAGCACAAACTTAAGGTCGGTTTCTTTCAACTcattgaatttaaaaaaaaaaattaaagaaaactttGTTAACATCATCTTCATAGCTTGAAAGGCTTAATATTTTCCAAACACTAATGCAGTCACATTCTTGTTAAATTTTGCAGAAGGGCGGCGGCTACCATCTCGATCTCTTCATCCTGGCCATCCTGACAGCATTTAATTCTGTCTTGGGCTTGCCTTGGTTTGTGGCTGCCACTGTGCTGTCCATTAACCATGTCAATTCACTGAAGCTGGAGTCTGAGTGTGCAGCCCCTGGAGAGAAGCCTCAGTTCCTGGGAGTGAGGTAAGTGGGAATCATTTTCATGCAGTGACTCCTGTATTTAACGGTGATTAACCCGCCCGCTGCGATCGACACAATATGGCTTTCAccagtagcctggtaacatatactcccatgtctttctctgcctctgtggtggatagtggagcgtttcccatgtgatattggtatgctggatattccctcccaaggtgcaggactttacatttttcttcattgaattgtagcagtcatcttttgttccattcctgtagcttggtgaggtcttcttgttgGAAATACACAGTCAAGGAGTTAAGAATACCACTGAGATAGGAAGCTAGGACCACATAGCTCTGGTAGGGTTACAAGAGGGTTCTGCCTCTCTCACTGAAAACCCACTGTGAGCTGGGATTGAACCACAAGCTCTCAGTCAGCAGGCAGGCACCAAACCAACTGAGCTACCTGGCCCCCAAACCCCAATATATGAATATGAAAGCATTACTAGAAAAAAACATTTGCTACACCATCTTCTACCCAGACATAGATTTCATATTGGTTGAAAGTGAAATAATTAATTTTCTCATACTTGGGAGTAATGAGTTTTAATGGACATTTTCAGGGAGAATCGGGTGAGtcacatcatcatcttcatattgATTGGTCTGTCTGTGATCATGACGCCAATCCTCCGGAGGATCCCCATGGCCGTGCTCTTCGGTGTCTTCTTGTACATGGGTATTGCTGCACTTAAGGGCATTCAGTTCTTCGACCGAATCCTCATCATGTTCATGCCCATCAAGTACCAGCCGGACTACACCTTCTTGAGACAGGCAAGCCTCACTCTCATTTATGGATTTGTTGAATAAAGATGTTCAGATTTTTCTAAGAGTGTTGTCACTTGAAGACCATTTTCGTAACCCTTAGACAGCGGCAGTATTTGAATAGTAGCTGCCCCAAAATTAATTGTCTATATATAGTCATTGCCGACATTAGGActgtagcataaatatagttacgccacATAAGAGATGATTTAAGTatcatctatatatagattctaccgcaatctggaagtgttgttatatttctgccgtacaaaactgactgactgaattttggatcGTCTATATATTGTTCCACCGTCGTCTAAGGGTTAATATTCATGACTTAATCTATGTCATTTAGTGCTCTCAACTTTACCTTCCCCTTGCCAAAGTTTTGATGCAAGGTTAACCAAGAACTTTTATGATGAAGTAACTTTAACATTTATTACATGCAGTATTTTCCATGCCAACCTCTACATGTATGAATTCCTTTTCCTCAGGTTCCATTGAAGAAGGTTCACTTGTTTACTGCAATCCAGGTGGCTTGTCTGGCAATTTTGTGGGTGATCAAGTCTTTCAAGCAaacctccattctcttcccactTATGGTATGTTTAGTAAAATGATGGTTTGGTTCTCAATGGAATAATAGGGGGGTGCAGTATGATTAGGTGGACGAGGgtaaaataataatagttttttGTTTACTGAGCCGATCAGCTTTTGACATTCATTTGTAGCTTCAAACTAGATCCTTGtcatcattaacccggtagcagcggggatcatgtttcttaatgctccctctaagcgagaaaaatgagaaaaaatcatcactcaaacaaaccatttcataatatatatcaaagcatttgtgatcagtttatgcatcatcaatttttggggagtttatatcatggcacaactttggcccgtcgctgctacatggtaaagccacaaatttggcccgtcgttgctacctgGTTAAAGGTAGTTGTATTTTGTTACTGCTTTACTTTAGCTGTGCCTGAAATAATTAACTACTACCTGCATATTGTTTGCTTTCTCAAGAATATGTAGTCCTGCTAATTGATGAAACTGTTAACAAGGAGGATCATCTTGTTGCCCGATAcagttggtggtgatgattggcGTCCGGAAGTGCCTGGACTGGATCTTCACCCAACGAGAACTTAAGATCTTGGATGACACTCTGCCAGAATTCAGCCGCAAGAAGAGAATGcaggtggatgatgatgatgatgatgaagaagggaagctCGGGAAGGAAACAGTAAGATTACACTACTTGACTCCTGCAGTGAATCTGATTTTGGGGACTACAATATATATATGTAGTCTTTGGATTGCAACAAAATTGATACAGATGATAAACAATAGGAATGAAATCATTTTAAGAATATTTTGTTTTTACAAAGTACCGCATTGGTGAATCTGTTTACAACTCGGAAAGCCTTCAGTCTGATGCATTAAAACATTATTAGGTACTGTGGAAAAAAATGTTGAGCAGAGATTTGTGAGGCTGGATATATGACCTGGTATGTACTGCTTTCCATAAGGCTACTTCAATAATTCTAACCCTAGACAGGTAATGAAGTATTGTAGATTATGTAATTTAATGATCTAAAATCATTGCTGATATACATGAACATTTGTGTTCTCTATCACACAAATTATGCTTGAGTATTTCTGTGGCTGCAAAGCAGTGTACAAAGGATTTCGTATTTGGTCCATTTTCCCTTCTGATGCTTTCCTATTTTTAACTATTATTCTTGAACCCAACTCTGCATGACACTAGACATGGAGTTTGTTATTGATTGACCAGTTGATGCAAGAAAACAGTATACCAGACAGATCTAAATTTCTGCCACATAATCAGCCACACACTAATTCCTATCACTTCAGCCAggagaagaaaatacaaagaatcATCTTGTTTCCAGAGTGAAGGCATAATGAC of Eriocheir sinensis breed Jianghai 21 chromosome 66, ASM2467909v1, whole genome shotgun sequence contains these proteins:
- the LOC126987719 gene encoding sodium-driven chloride bicarbonate exchanger-like isoform X6, whose amino-acid sequence is MGKNTSNKKMDSGGQASSPEEEPPRDPGLTKHHSYTNEDLEGHRAHSIYVGVHVPGARRRRGHRHHRHHHHHKSSSKDGSENRPALPMLEEDCPDGFSLTPPSQRVQFILGEEDDDDGSHLSHPIFSEMETLTEMEGGEMEWKETARWVKFEEDVEEGGERWSKPHVATLSLHSLFELRSFLLNGTVILDMDATTLDQITDLLLDNMINQGQLTFESREKFKDALLRKHKHLYEKQKTNKENGNMSRLPLIRSLAEIGRNHSSSKMEEGGASTQASPTPTPTSHGEPTKFGRFLNVPGGGGGGGGGCGGGGGGGTPEGGNNASVISNPEGAMEQSPSSGSITRNHSGSNLDVVGHEHKGNTHFMRKIPPGAEASNILVGEVPFLDKPVTAFVRLTQSANLGNLTEVPVPTRFLYIILGPVGGLPRYHEIGRAMATLLSDEVFHDVAYKAKNRSHLLAGIDEFLDAVTVLPPGEWDPAIRIEPPAAIPSQETRKSQKPVEIIDEEEEEMKLREEAGLTRSGRLFGGLVNDIKRKKPWYLSDFKDGISIQTIATTIFIYFACLTPIITFGGLLGEATENRIAALESLVAGLICGVVYGFFSGQPLTILGSTGPVLVFETILYDFCKTMAWNYLSFRLWIGLWSGLILMTLVAVDASALVCFITRFTEENFATLIAFIFIYKAVEKVLMIGDKYPMETNVDVMKDCMCVPLNETEEVMNSTDWSNMTSETCYEFYNGTMVGTGPECIHYEPDVYLLSLILFFGTFLISVYLKDFKSAAFFPAKVRQFISDFAVIIAILAMSATDFAIGIHTPKLEVPSEFSPTWEGRGWLIPPFNGNPWWTSIVAVVPALLACILLFMDQQITAVIVNRKEHKLKKGGGYHLDLFILAILTAFNSVLGLPWFVAATVLSINHVNSLKLESECAAPGEKPQFLGVRENRVSHIIIFILIGLSVIMTPILRRIPMAVLFGVFLYMGIAALKGIQFFDRILIMFMPIKYQPDYTFLRQVPLKKVHLFTAIQVACLAILWVIKSFKQTSILFPLMLVVMIGVRKCLDWIFTQRELKILDDTLPEFSRKKRMQVDDDDDDEEGKLGKETSEGIMTIPLANGNVMKVPLNPINISEEMNKSGVWQDINKDQEKKPPHSPTKNNEDRSRSSCKRCRRRKKSRTNDEVNGVANGHTSDVEMNGTYVCEGHSENESNTKESRLDYENESCHFTKKRGNKKDALNEDEKKRLSMMAEEDEEDEGITIKIEEPQHQKKGSIVSAETSV
- the LOC126987719 gene encoding electrogenic sodium bicarbonate cotransporter 1-like isoform X5, which codes for MGKNTSNKKMDSGGQASSPEEEPPRDPGLTKHHSYTNEDLEGHRAHSIYVGVHVPGARRRRGHRHHRHHHHHKSSSKDGSENRPVTPPSQRVQFILGEEDDDDGSHLSHPIFSEMETLTEMEGGEMEWKETARWVKFEEDVEEGGERWSKPHVATLSLHSLFELRSFLLNGTVILDMDATTLDQITDLLLDNMINQGQLTFESREKFKDALLRKHKHLYEKQKTNKENGNMSRLPLIRSLAEIGRNHSSSKSFMDILASGIKRSNTGPVPSNMDHEIARMRSNSTPTPSHLLHPPVVPNYGTHLEVPRRSSEPPPWLNWRRHSGGLGGNNASVISNPEGAMEQSPSSGSITRNHSGSNLDVVGHEHKGNTHFMRKIPPGAEASNILVGEVPFLDKPVTAFVRLTQSANLGNLTEVPVPTRFLYIILGPVGGLPRYHEIGRAMATLLSDEVFHDVAYKAKNRSHLLAGIDEFLDAVTVLPPGEWDPAIRIEPPAAIPSQETRKSQKPVEIIDEEEEEMKLREEAGLTRSGRLFGGLVNDIKRKKPWYLSDFKDGISIQTIATTIFIYFACLTPIITFGGLLGEATENRIAALESLVAGLICGVVYGFFSGQPLTILGSTGPVLVFETILYDFCKTMAWNYLSFRLWIGLWSGLILMTLVAVDASALVCFITRFTEENFATLIAFIFIYKAVEKVLMIGDKYPMETNVDVMKDCMCVPLNETEEVMNSTDWSNMTSETCYEFYNGTMVGTGPECIHYEPDVYLLSLILFFGTFLISVYLKDFKSAAFFPAKVRQFISDFAVIIAILAMSATDFAIGIHTPKLEVPSEFSPTWEGRGWLIPPFNGNPWWTSIVAVVPALLACILLFMDQQITAVIVNRKEHKLKKGGGYHLDLFILAILTAFNSVLGLPWFVAATVLSINHVNSLKLESECAAPGEKPQFLGVRENRVSHIIIFILIGLSVIMTPILRRIPMAVLFGVFLYMGIAALKGIQFFDRILIMFMPIKYQPDYTFLRQVPLKKVHLFTAIQVACLAILWVIKSFKQTSILFPLMLVVMIGVRKCLDWIFTQRELKILDDTLPEFSRKKRMQVDDDDDDEEGKLGKETSEGIMTIPLANGNVMKVPLNPINISEEMNKSGVWQDINKDQEKKPPHSPTKNNEDRSRSSCKRCRRRKKSRTNDEVNGVANGHTSDVEMNGTYVCEGHSENESNTKESRLDYENESCHFTKKRGNKKDALNEDEKKRLSMMAEEDEEDEGITIKIEEPQHQKKGSIVSAETSV
- the LOC126987719 gene encoding electroneutral sodium bicarbonate exchanger 1-like isoform X13, which produces MGKNTSNKKMDSGGQASSPEEEPPRDPGLTKHHSYTNEDLEGHRAHSIYVGVHVPGARRRRGHRHHRHHHHHKSSSKDGSENRPVTPPSQRVQFILGEEDDDDGSHLSHPIFSEMETLTEMEGGEMEWKETARWVKFEEDVEEGGERWSKPHVATLSLHSLFELRSFLLNGTVILDMDATTLDQITDLLLDNMINQGQLTFESREKFKDALLRKHKHLYEKQKTNKENGNMSRLPLIRSLAEIGRNHSSSKSGNNASVISNPEGAMEQSPSSGSITRNHSGSNLDVVGHEHKGNTHFMRKIPPGAEASNILVGEVPFLDKPVTAFVRLTQSANLGNLTEVPVPTRFLYIILGPVGGLPRYHEIGRAMATLLSDEVFHDVAYKAKNRSHLLAGIDEFLDAVTVLPPGEWDPAIRIEPPAAIPSQETRKSQKPVEIIDEEEEEMKLREEAGLTRSGRLFGGLVNDIKRKKPWYLSDFKDGISIQTIATTIFIYFACLTPIITFGGLLGEATENRIAALESLVAGLICGVVYGFFSGQPLTILGSTGPVLVFETILYDFCKTMAWNYLSFRLWIGLWSGLILMTLVAVDASALVCFITRFTEENFATLIAFIFIYKAVEKVLMIGDKYPMETNVDVMKDCMCVPLNETEEVMNSTDWSNMTSETCYEFYNGTMVGTGPECIHYEPDVYLLSLILFFGTFLISVYLKDFKSAAFFPAKVRQFISDFAVIIAILAMSATDFAIGIHTPKLEVPSEFSPTWEGRGWLIPPFNGNPWWTSIVAVVPALLACILLFMDQQITAVIVNRKEHKLKKGGGYHLDLFILAILTAFNSVLGLPWFVAATVLSINHVNSLKLESECAAPGEKPQFLGVRENRVSHIIIFILIGLSVIMTPILRRIPMAVLFGVFLYMGIAALKGIQFFDRILIMFMPIKYQPDYTFLRQVPLKKVHLFTAIQVACLAILWVIKSFKQTSILFPLMLVVMIGVRKCLDWIFTQRELKILDDTLPEFSRKKRMQVDDDDDDEEGKLGKETSEGIMTIPLANGNVMKVPLNPINISEEMNKSGVWQDINKDQEKKPPHSPTKNNEDRSRSSCKRCRRRKKSRTNDEVNGVANGHTSDVEMNGTYVCEGHSENESNTKESRLDYENESCHFTKKRGNKKDALNEDEKKRLSMMAEEDEEDEGITIKIEEPQHQKKGSIVSAETSV